In Collimonas arenae, a single genomic region encodes these proteins:
- a CDS encoding YajQ family cyclic di-GMP-binding protein, which produces MPSFDTVSEANLVEVKNANDQANKEIATRFDFKGSDARIELKERDLTAYADSEFQLSQVRDVLTAKLVKRNVDTRFLDIGKIEKIGGDKVKQVIKIKNGIESEAAKKIVRIVKDSKMKVQASIQGDAVRITGAKRDDLQAAMAMLRKEVADLPLEFNNFRD; this is translated from the coding sequence ATGCCATCATTCGATACCGTATCGGAAGCCAATCTGGTCGAAGTAAAAAACGCCAACGACCAGGCCAACAAGGAAATTGCGACCCGCTTCGACTTCAAGGGCAGCGACGCCCGCATCGAGTTGAAAGAGCGTGACCTGACCGCCTACGCCGACTCGGAATTCCAGCTGAGCCAAGTGCGCGACGTGCTGACCGCGAAACTGGTCAAGCGCAATGTCGATACCCGCTTCCTCGACATCGGTAAAATCGAAAAAATCGGCGGCGACAAGGTCAAGCAAGTGATCAAGATCAAGAATGGCATTGAATCCGAGGCCGCCAAGAAGATCGTGCGTATCGTCAAAGATAGCAAGATGAAGGTCCAGGCCAGCATCCAGGGGGACGCCGTACGCATCACCGGCGCCAAGCGCGACGACTTGCAGGCAGCGATGGCGATGCTGCGCAAGGAAGTGGCAGATCTGCCGCTGGAATTCAATAATTTCCGTGACTAA
- the murB gene encoding UDP-N-acetylmuramate dehydrogenase codes for MTISPLPLEFDFSLRQHNTFGIDAKAHAYLPVTSVETLHALRSDVQTAALPRLVLGGGSNLVLTQDFPGLVLHMRSRGREIIGEDDDAIYVRAAAGENWHGLVQWTLEQGLGGLENLSLIPGSVGASPIQNIGAYGVELQERFHALTAIDMESGEILALDRAACAFAYRDSIFKHGLRDRAVVLDVTFALPKRWQPNLRYADVAQELDARKLSQPGARDISDAVIAIRTRKLPDPAAIGNAGSFFKNPLVSEQQRNALLEQYPQLVNYAQPDGSYKLAAGWLIDQCGWKGKNLGAAGVYEKQALVLVNRGAATGQDVVRLAQAVQADVMGKFGVALEPEPIFV; via the coding sequence ATGACTATCTCCCCGCTTCCGCTCGAATTCGACTTCTCACTACGCCAGCACAATACGTTCGGTATTGACGCCAAGGCGCATGCCTATCTGCCGGTTACTTCTGTCGAGACCCTGCATGCGCTGAGGTCGGATGTCCAGACCGCCGCTTTGCCGCGCCTGGTGCTGGGAGGCGGCAGCAATCTGGTCCTGACGCAGGATTTCCCTGGCCTGGTATTGCATATGCGCAGCCGCGGCAGGGAAATTATCGGTGAAGACGATGATGCCATTTATGTACGTGCGGCGGCTGGCGAGAACTGGCATGGCCTGGTGCAATGGACGCTGGAGCAGGGGCTAGGCGGCCTGGAGAATCTGTCCCTGATCCCCGGCAGCGTCGGTGCTTCACCGATCCAGAATATAGGCGCCTACGGCGTCGAGTTGCAAGAGCGCTTTCATGCGTTGACCGCGATCGATATGGAGAGCGGCGAGATTCTGGCCTTGGACCGTGCGGCCTGCGCTTTTGCCTATCGCGACAGCATCTTCAAGCACGGTCTGCGGGACCGCGCGGTGGTGCTGGACGTGACGTTTGCCTTGCCCAAGCGCTGGCAACCAAATCTGCGTTATGCCGATGTAGCGCAAGAACTTGATGCGCGCAAATTGTCGCAACCAGGCGCACGCGATATCAGCGACGCGGTGATAGCGATTCGCACCCGTAAATTGCCCGATCCTGCCGCGATCGGTAATGCCGGCAGTTTTTTCAAGAATCCGCTTGTGTCGGAACAACAACGCAACGCGCTGCTCGAGCAGTATCCGCAACTGGTGAACTATGCGCAGCCGGACGGCAGTTACAAGCTGGCTGCAGGCTGGCTGATAGATCAGTGTGGTTGGAAAGGAAAGAACCTGGGCGCCGCAGGCGTCTATGAAAAACAGGCACTGGTGCTGGTGAACAGGGGGGCGGCCACTGGCCAGGATGTGGTGCGGCTGGCGCAAGCGGTGCAGGCCGACGTGATGGGGAAATTTGGCGTGGCGCTGGAGCCTGAGCCGATTTTTGTTTAG
- a CDS encoding pyrimidine/purine nucleoside phosphorylase, with protein sequence MTVQFDHVSVLKQASVYFDGKCISHTVVFPNGSKKTLGVILPSSLTFGTGVAEVMEITSGVCRVRQQGQQLWTKYTGGGRFEIPANSSFDIETLETVNYVCHYG encoded by the coding sequence ATGACTGTCCAATTCGACCACGTATCCGTACTCAAACAAGCTAGCGTCTACTTTGACGGCAAATGCATCTCACATACCGTTGTTTTCCCTAACGGTAGCAAAAAGACACTCGGCGTCATTTTGCCGTCTTCGCTGACATTCGGCACCGGCGTTGCCGAAGTGATGGAAATCACTAGCGGCGTCTGTCGCGTGCGCCAGCAAGGTCAGCAGCTGTGGACCAAGTACACAGGCGGCGGACGTTTTGAGATTCCGGCGAATTCCAGTTTCGATATCGAGACGCTGGAAACTGTGAACTACGTTTGTCATTACGGTTAA